aaaaatatagcGACACCTTTTCAAGTTTGAGCGAGAAGCACATTGACCTAAAAGTTTAAAAAACTTTAGTTGACCTCCAAAAGTTGTTTTTTTGTGTCAAtatggtccggtcatccatcaTTGTTAGAAATCATTATTATGTGATCATTGCGTGACAATTTAATACCTCTGCTATTTCTGAAATACCCTTTCTTCTAATTGCAATTGAGCTTGCATTTTGGCAATAAGGGAAGAAAAATCACAAGGCAGTCGCATGATTATCTTCTCTAACTATCAGCTATAAGGGTTACAATATCCGGAATAGGAGAAGAGTGGAAAAATTTTATactttttctaaatatttttgtaCTAAGTTTGAGGGGGTGTCTCTGCATTTTTCCAGGATCAATGAAGTTTATGAATTTTGTATCCATGGAAAAAATaggaatataattttatatttatgatGTTTATAATCTAGAATCACATCTTAGAATCACATTTTAGCTAATAACAAGTCCAATTTATTCATATGAGATTTACTCGACACATTTTGATTTGGATGCTCTAGCGATACTTAACAAGACTTAATTTGGATAGCCATGATATTTTAGCCATACAACTGAGGAAGACATATTGGATGCTACACTTGAATAAGACTTAATTTGGATGGAACAATTGTTATAAAGTCACTAAGCACATTCCAATTTGTAGAAGATTGATTGAGGGGTTGTTAGTAAAGACCGGCACAAGAGTGGCACTAAATTAGGCTTTAAACTCAGCTATACTAAACTTTGTACATACAACTTTAAACCAATCTCAGCTACACTAAAATCTGTATATATAACTTTGAACCAATCACAGCTATACTAAACTCTACACATACAACAAACTCAGCAGTATATACAATTCTAAACGGGTCATCCATATGCAACTCTACTATATTAAACACTAAGCTTTAGAAAATTTAATCAGACTGTGCTGTACTAAACTCAACACTAAATTGAACTTTAAACTCAATACTAAACCAAGCATAACCATCCACATACAAATCAAATCACTCAAAGAATTCCTTGTGACAACAATTTAATCAATTTTAACTCATGGCATTTAGAAACTTTGAACTAttcaatatatattacattcaaTTCAAAATACCATTACTGAAAATACCAAAAAGACTAGATTTAATTCATATTTAGCGGCTCAAAATACCAAAAACACTTGAAAGATCACATCACAAAAAACATTGTGGCCATCATAAAATTAAAAGTATCAGAAAAGGTGCATTATATTAAAGATGAGATAATAAAAACAATATCTATTGAAACATAGCGTCAACACAAAGTATTTGATGTATCAAATTTTCCAATGTGGTCTTTCAAATTGTTGGTTAGAGGTTGAGGTTATGCTCACTCAACTTGCATCCTTCTGATTCTTGGAGGTTACAGTTGAGGCTACTCTTGATAACTCAAATCTTGTGGCGACATGTTGCCCCTCCTTGTATAATTTTGTTTCTATACAACATGAATAGGTAGAACTAGGCTTATACCATTGATATACTACCAAGACTAAAAACTTCTTCTATGAAGGGGGTTCCCTTGGGATGCTTGCAGTAATATGATGCTGGGTATGGCGACACTGTTAATATATTGCTTGCAGTAATACTAACAGTTGTGCAGCTGTATATCAAATTTATTAGATGGGACAACAACTTGTCCTTTTGCATTACCCATCACCTAAAATTGGATATAAATCTAGCtagattaaaaaaatgattaagttaaaacttaaaatatatgtaaatgattttaaattgattttttCCCTTCTTGAAATAGTCCCATTTCTTGTGCACATTCAAGTTTCCTTTCCAGGTCATACCCTTTTAGCACTAGTCCCACCATATGGTCTACTCTTTTATTTGAGCCTCTCTATTTGCTCTACAGACTTAAGCCTTAGATATCTGAACCTTCACATCCCTCTTCACTCTTACCATGAATCCTTTAATGCTCCAATTAGTATCACACTTATTATCTTCTACATAGGTTTGAGATAACTATTTGGATTTGACATTATGGTTCTCAAAGTGTATCATATTTATGTGTAGGCTCAAATGCTCTTTTAATCACGTATATTTCAACTGTTTACAAGGGGGAAGCATGAATCTTACATCCActtttcttcttaaaaatacCTATGGCCCTAGCCTGTTGATTGTACTTATAtagccaatttttttttgaatggagAATTGCCTTAAAGCCTTTTCAAACAAATGTACTGAAGCAAATAACATGCCAAGTTTCAACTATATAATCTTACAAGACATTGGATTTACCTAAAGCCTAGCATCCCTAAACCCCTTTAATGCCAACATCAGGCCATGTAGGATTGCCGATAAGGCTTGGAAGGCTGTAAGAGGCCATTAGACAAGGATTATATCAAATTGACATCAAAGATTGTGGTACTAAACTCTCTCTAAAACTAACACCAAGCCCTAAACCCCTTTAGGCTTTGCAATCCACATGAAAGACTATTTGTCCACATACAAAAATTTCCTTTAAATGAAGTACATATTTTGAACACCAAaatataaagaacatgaagatcGCATTACAAACCCTAacttaaactatacacatttttaaaacaaataataaaaaataccaTATTGTCAAAAACAAACCATCATCAaggaagaaatataaaaatccCAAATTTAGAATAAAGAGCACTTACCCAAAATAGAGTGCTTTGTGTTCCACGCAGTCTCTTCTTGCTTGAGCACGACCATACACTAGTTGGTGAAAAAATTAGAGTTGGAATCCTCCTAGAATTGCAAAAATGCCATGCAATGTCGATTAGGATGGAGTGCACCAGAAGATCGCAATAGTAAAGAAGAATTAGGTTGGAATCACAATATTTTAATTGCCAAAATAGTTAACAGAACCGTAACCCCTTCAAGGATTAAGTATTATAATTGATATGAAAAATAACTTTTAAGAATTAATCGaaacttttaaatttttgggATAAACATATTTCTCGCCCAAATTTGAAGAAGCATCACTATATTTTTCCATCTGTAAATGATTAATAGTATTTTAGCATTTTTAACCTGTGTATGATACTAAGGACCAGATACATGGATGGCTGTTGCGCCATGttgacattaaaaaaaaaaatgaaggtcaattgaaatttttttaacttttgagGGCGATATATTTCTCGCTGAAGCTTAAaaaggggtggttctatatacaccccccctattgctcaggacaccccccaaaaattaaaaaaaaattaaatactctctacaccccccatttgctaaggacacccctaaaaaattagaaattcctaaattaccccccaccctccccaccccctcacctaaattgctctctacaccccccaaacccccccccccccaccccgctcttcccctccaaaacacctcgccaacgcccaaaacccccccgttcccccttctccctctcgtcgccggcattctcccgatcttcgaccacctcgccggcttctcccgaaatttttttttcacggttcgtgctccgttcggcactggatcgccgaacaaaaggcttctgttcggctgaacagtgccggatagaagccttctgttcggcactgtgcagccgaacagatctgttcggttgagggttgccgaacagaaggcttctgttcggcactgttcagccgaacagaagccttttgttcggcgatccagtgccgaacggagcacgaaccgtaaaaaaaaaaaatttcgggagaagccggcgaggtggttccgggagaagccggcgaagtggtcggagatcgggagaatgccggcgacgagagggagaagggggaacgggggaggaggggtttaaggggggtttgaggggtgttttttttttcttttcaaaacgaaacggaggaggagggaggggggtgtatgagaaaatttcaagggcaatatggtaattacactaaaggttagtttgggtatttttttttttggtttttggggggtgtcctgagcaatagggggggtgtatatagaactaccccttAAAAAGGTGTTGTTGTACTTATACATACACATTGtataatgtatatatatatatatatacacagagGTTGTATATCAGCCATTTACATGTACGAGCAATCATTGTGATCAGCCGTTGTATGGATCTCAAACGGTTGATGATTGAGGCTGGATGAGAAATAAGACAGAGAATTAGAGCTAATTGATTGAACGCAACCCTCTTCATCCCTCTCCGTCTCCACTTGGCCTTTCCCGGGATCCCGCTCGTCCTTCCTCCCGAAATCCACTCGATCTCGGCGCTTCTCCCCCAGTTCCAATCCCTACGACTTCTCCATCGAGCACCAACCACCCTCCTGTTGCCGTGATGACGAGCCGAACCTGATCCTATTTTCCAGTCACCAGAGCAATCAAGCTTGCTCCAGACTAAAAAAATGGCAAAATTCTTCTTATCAGCGAGGCGCATCCTCCTCTCTCGATCCCCTACAACCCCATCAAACTTATTCAGTTTGCGTAGTCTTTGCTCAGCGGCATTTCGATCGATCGAAGACATCGATGGTTCGAGCACGCCGACAAACCACCGCCGTCATTTGATCCAACTGCCGCCGATGATTCCAACCGGTAGGAATCCCTTGGAAAAGGGATTTAATATCGATCTCGTGGATTCCGAcctttggggggtgtccttcgGCTTGGCCCACTCTTGGAATGGAATGGATGGGAAGCCGGAAGCGGCGAATCCCATGTCGGAATTGGTCGATGATGGTTCTTCTGATTGTTCTCCGGAGATGGTGACGGAAGACACCCCTGATTTCGACGAGATCGAGGACTTGAGGCTGCGCAAGAAGTTGTTCTACAAATTGGATAAGGGTTCCAAGGAATTCGAAGAGAACAACTTCAGCTTCCATCGGAGGACATCatcgaagaagacgaagaggaatCGTGAGAAGCCAACACAAGCTGATCGAAAGAAAGAATTCAAGGAATCGGAAAAGAAGATGAATGCCACCAAGGTTTCAAAGCAGAAGCCCAAAAATTTAAACCAGGAGAGCGAAAGAGCTCGAATTGAGGCACCAGTGATGGAGGGGAAGAAGGTGAGAACGCCCACATTTAATCAATTGACAGATCCTTACCATCTGCCATTCTGTCTGGATATTTATATATCGAAAGGATCTGTTCGTGCTTGTGTTGTTCATCGGGTCACCTGCAAGGTGGTCGCTGTGGCGCATTCCATTTCAAAGGACATGAAGTTTGACCTGACATCTAAGAAGGATGCGACAGCTTGTGCTGCCATTGGAGAGGTTTTGGCAAAGCGTGCGATTGAGGATGATATTTACAATGTGGTCTACACACCGAGGAGAGGGGAAAAAATCGAAGGGAAGATTCAGACTGTGCTTCAGTCTATTATCGATCATGGGGTTGATGTAAAGGTGAAGCTTAAGCAAACGAGACCCAAAAAGGTATGCATTCACTTTGTTGATTAGTCTTGTAATATTAATATGTCTCCTCATTTTATGAGGTTTTGCTGATTTTGAACTTGGACCGAAGGTGGCTATTGTTGCACTTGGTAGGCtttgtaaaatattttctaataaAATTCTCTCTCAACATGTTTTTCTGCAAGGGAACTTTATTGGTGATGGTGAGACAGAGAGGAAGCCCTTTAGAAACTTTATCTTCAGTCTTGGAATGAGCGCCCATGACTTGAATGATATCCACCTAAGATCCTTGAAAGGTTCATGCAGTTGTTGACCGAGAACATTTCCACTTTGGATTCATGATGAAGGAGCAATAGTTGCTTCAACAATCATAATAGAAAATGAAATATTTAcattttgaatttaattttaGAGATAGAGTGAGATCAACTGTTCTAGAATGTAGGAGTTCTGTATTCAAACTGAGGCTAAATCAAATCCCAAAATTATTATCTAACAGTTAGTAAAATTGGTGCAGTGATAAGGTCTTTTGCCCCTGTGTTCCTGGAATTCTTGGACTCCACTTTCTAGGGTGGTTTGATATTATCTTGTTGGATGAGATTTCACTATGCTATGAGTCCTATGACGTAGTTATTGGTGCAAGTGGTTGCTATCAATCTTTGAAGATGGGTCTTAAAGCTTTCTTCTcagtagaaaaaaaaatcagcattgcTCATAACATGTTATCTTCAAATTTATCCTAGTTTTCTATATAATTTCTTATGATAATGCCAAAATCTCTTGTAACTCACCAGAAGCTTGCCACATTTTTTCCTAAGCAAAATATGTTCAAGAAGTTAGCTTACATCAGCAGCTTTTCTGAGCATTCAGTTCATCTTATGACTGGAGGATTATGTTTTCTGAGACTCAAAGATATGTTTTATTTCCCAGATAATAGAACCAACTCATACTTCCATCTTGCACAGGCTTTTAGCTTGATGAGTTACTACTATTCTTTGACATCTTTGTTGATGCCAGTGCAAAGGCATGCTCTATATCCAGCCTATATATGTTTTCCTAAACAAAGCTTCATTCAAGTTTCACCATCTAGATTTGTAGCAGTTCTAATTCTGCATGTGGCATTAAGACGTCCTCGAAATCTTTTATGGACTTGTGTTCCATTTCCTATCACTCTTTGTTGAGAGAAAATCTTGAATGATAGTAATAATGATGCATACATTTTCAGCAGAAAAAAATTCTGACACTAGAAGGGAAAAAAGGTAATGAAAAATTTATGAACTAAAACTTCAGAAAGTTGAATTGGAAATGGGTGTTTCATCAAAAAGATGTTGGGCAAAATAAGTCTTGACTCCATGAAGggaaaaaattttaagaaaaattatgagCTGAAACTTCAAAAACGTATATTGGACATTAGGGTTTCATCCAGATTCCAGAAGAGGAAAGCAAAATGTAGATGTCATTTGTTCTCAGGAAGAACTTTGTTACAACAGTAGAATTAGGAATAATATGCGTGGTTTGCAGAAGGTTTGTAATCATGTTCATTATTTCCAATCAAATACTTACTCCACAAAGCCTCTAAGCACATTGTGCATGACTCATCCAATTGATGTTATTTTATatggttatttatttttctttttcatcttgaAATTTGACCTTATGATCtagagtgattttttttttgttttagaagATATTTCTTATAGAACAAATATGATAGATGAATCCTTGATTTGCTTTTGGGGGCTTTTTTGCTAATGAAATTGAATGTAAAACCTTCCATGATTGAAATAAGATCAACAATGTTGTAGAGATTAAGGGTTTAATTTCCAGTTTCGACCACTGTACCATTTTTGTCCTAGGTCAGCATGGTACGAGTATGCTACCATCCTGACTCTTGGGCTAGTCTAGCACCATGGTATTGTGctgggattttttttattatttttactttttctaaaatttttcaattattaacttttatctttaataatttcaataaatatttaaatattttgagATTCTTAAAAGTGGTTTTTGAGTCAATGGTGGGGTATAGTACCAACATTTGTGGTTTGAACAATTTAGAAATTACAAATAAATATGAGTGAAACATCAATCATCAATCATATTATGCATAATAAAACCATGAATTTAAATGAAATAGCATCCAACTTAATTTCAATTCCAAGTGAAGTATTTCTGGGCCTTGAATACGTCCATGTCTTGTTCCTAATATAGGAGTGAGCCGTACCTgacccttcctctctttttttttcttctcttctttcctctctctctctttttgtctctTGCTCTCTTTGATCTTGAGGCCCTCCCATGAAGATCAGAGAAAAGAGAGTattgggggagggggggggctCTATTTTTTGGGAACAAAGGGACTTACTTGGGTCCTAGCTGCTACCTACTGAACTGGCCTTGGAACCAGACTGTCTCAATCAGTTTCGAGCAGGACAAGCAGAATGTCTACTTTATGTCCAAACCTATATCTTGGACACCTCCCATGTATTGTGCTCTCAGTGCAATGGGACGGTTCTGGCAGGGCTTGTCGGTACTGCCAGTACCTTAATCCTTTGTAGATTATAATCTTGGCGATTATTGCACACAAGCATATAAGCTAGAAAATTTCAAGGAGGCTTTTTGGTGCTATAAAATGTTAAAGAGAGAAGCCACGACTTTAAAGAAAGACTAAGAGATGCACCATTAAATATCAAACTGATTGAGATTTAAGTGGGAAAAGAAAAggtggaaaaagaagagaacaaggagaagaagaaatacaGAACTAATAGTTTCCCTTCTAACTTCTGCCGTCAGCTTAAGTGTGCGAAAATAAAAGAATCATCCATCAAGAAAGCGATATCATAGAATATGGAAATATGAACCAATATAAATCACATTTACATTCAGTCAGATGGAAACTTCCTGTCACACTATTTCCATTATTGGAAAAATGGACACATGATGATTTTGAACCAGATCGTTTTTGACTATCCAGCCAGTTGATCACCATATTTGTAGCAGGGTACTGATAATAGCTCAGCAACTTCTTTGCTATTAGATTTTGGTCTTTGATTTATATTTTGCTAAaatagatattttttttctttttatccagTAAGCTGTTTTCCATATTCTGTCAATAACCTTAGAGTTCCCCTGATgcaaatatgcaaagcaactaGGACAATGTCTGGAATCAGAGCTTATCGTCATGACAAACTCAAAGTATTCTTGTTTGTACTCCTTGTCGTTTAGATTATTTTCGAGAAGTTATTTTCGATTTATTACTGTAACATTGGTCAGCTTTTAGTAGGCATAATAGATATAACCATTTGGTTGAGATAGTCTGCAagaattggaaaaaaaattttcatataagccatttttaattttttaatcccTGGTTGTAGCCCATTTCTACAGCCTCTCGATGAGCCTACTAAGTTAATTTTTTACAGCAGAGGCTACAGAATGCCCATCAAGTTGATCATTGTCAAATAAATGTTATAGCTACCACAATTTTGAAATGGTAAATAGTACACCTGTCAGGTTTCACCCTATCTGAGAGCTGCATCACTTTATCCATTTCCAAACCAGCAAGGAAAACTAGAATACAATCAACTGGAAATG
Above is a genomic segment from Phoenix dactylifera cultivar Barhee BC4 chromosome 2, palm_55x_up_171113_PBpolish2nd_filt_p, whole genome shotgun sequence containing:
- the LOC103719132 gene encoding uncharacterized protein LOC103719132 isoform X1, giving the protein MAKFFLSARRILLSRSPTTPSNLFSLRSLCSAAFRSIEDIDGSSTPTNHRRHLIQLPPMIPTGRNPLEKGFNIDLVDSDLWGVSFGLAHSWNGMDGKPEAANPMSELVDDGSSDCSPEMVTEDTPDFDEIEDLRLRKKLFYKLDKGSKEFEENNFSFHRRTSSKKTKRNREKPTQADRKKEFKESEKKMNATKVSKQKPKNLNQESERARIEAPVMEGKKVRTPTFNQLTDPYHLPFCLDIYISKGSVRACVVHRVTCKVVAVAHSISKDMKFDLTSKKDATACAAIGEVLAKRAIEDDIYNVVYTPRRGEKIEGKIQTVLQSIIDHGVDVKVKLKQTRPKKIAVHPFSDHST
- the LOC103719132 gene encoding uncharacterized protein LOC103719132 isoform X2, with the translated sequence MAKFFLSARRILLSRSPTTPSNLFSLRSLCSAAFRSIEDIDGSSTPTNHRRHLIQLPPMIPTGRNPLEKGFNIDLVDSDLWGVSFGLAHSWNGMDGKPEAANPMSELVDDGSSDCSPEMVTEDTPDFDEIEDLRLRKKLFYKLDKGSKEFEENNFSFHRRTSSKKTKRNREKPTQADRKKEFKESEKKMNATKVSKQKPKNLNQESERARIEAPVMEGKKVRTPTFNQLTDPYHLPFCLDIYISKGSVRACVVHRVTCKVVAVAHSISKDMKFDLTSKKDATACAAIGEVLAKRAIEDDIYNVVYTPRRGEKIEGKIQTVLQSIIDHGVDVKVKLKQTRPKKKLQVDKSD